CCCCTCAAAGGCGTGAGATCATCAAGCTTCTTGCGCGTGATGTGTCGCATCCGGGGGCGAGGGATATTTTAAGGAAAGTCAGAAAGGCCGTTCCGCGGATAAGCATGTCAACGGTCTATTACACCCTGGTGCGGTTTGAATATTACGGTCATTGCAAGGAGTGTCGGGCAAGGAAATACGGATGGGAAGAAGGACCTTTGTAATCGTATGCGCTATATGTATCTTAGGCGTCGCGGCTCTCGCATACCGATCTCTTAAGGGCGGCGAACGTGGAGCATCGAATTTCAGCTGGGGTTCCGGCAATCTAAAGGACAGGGTTGTCCAGATTGTTACCGGTACACCGGCGGTTGTGCCTTTCGAGTTTAGCGTCGGCAGCGCCGTATCGGAAATGCGCTTTGAGATAAAGGATGAGTCACTGCGGATGAAGGGTATCTCTCTCGACGACACTGTCGTTCCGGTAAAAAACGGCATGGTTTCATCAAGAGTAATATTCAACGTTCAATCAGGCGCCGGAATGAAAGCCGGTCACTACGCTCTTACTGTCATAGCCAGAGATACTGCCAGCGGGAAGATTATCCGGGAAGGCGAGATACCCTTTGCTGTTGACTTGCTCGATCTTATCTGGAAATGCTCGTGTTAAACTGCCTCACAATACGAGAAAGTTTTATGATGACCCACCTCTATTGTACGAAGTTGCCCAGAAAAAACCCGGTCATATTGAAGAGCTCGCTCTTTCATTCCTCCACGTCCGACCCGATGGACCCCGACTTCAACTACGGCAAAGAATCCAAGAGGCTCGACCTGGCCGCCTTGTGGAAGCCCGCCTCCGATGCCGGGAACTTGAAGGTTATGGGCCTGGACCGCTTCGATCTGGTTTCGATCTGCCCGGGACATAAATGGCTCGCGAGCTACACCTCCATGCGGGCCAATGCAAAAGGCGAGAGAGGGGAGATTTCTCTCCTCTCTCGCCTCGCTACTTTACGGCAGGCACGGAAGAGCTGCTATGCAGCCTTTCCTGCGGGCTCCCCCAGGATGGCCTTGAGATCGTTGTCCGGGGTGGTGATGGGCATGATGTTGTAATTGTCGACCAGCACCTTCAGCACGTTGGGCGTAATGAACGCCGGGAGCGAAGGGCCGATGCGGATATTCTTGATGCCCAGGTAGAGCAGCGACAGGAGGATCGCCACCGCCTTCTGCTCGTACCACGAGAGCA
This window of the Nitrospirota bacterium genome carries:
- a CDS encoding transcriptional repressor; the protein is PQRREIIKLLARDVSHPGARDILRKVRKAVPRISMSTVYYTLVRFEYYGHCKECRARKYGWEEGPL